The stretch of DNA AAATCATCTGTTTATAAACATTTCTTGCATGGATTTGTTTCTTTCACTTTAATAACTACATTTGGTTTTGAATAATAAAGAGTTGCTATAAGGGAAATATTCTTCTCACAGGAAACCAAATCCTTACTTTCATTTCCAGTCCATTTGtatttagaaaatgaacaaTTACATAAGGGAGGAAACTTGACACAAAACCaggtttttaaaatatctaCACAATTGTTGAAAGGGGATACCTGACTTGGTATCCTTTTTACTTGAACGATAACACCTAACGTTATAGTTTTACCATAACTTAAAAGGGGTGAACAAATAGTAATTACAAATTGATAACAAAAGCCCACCCCACCACAATTTACCTCTTCCTACATTTACGATAGAAAACTACCATAACTTTTGAgtcaattaaaattacatttgaagtcaatttacatttaattttttttaatttaaatgggaAGATAACTACTCTGCATCGTAGGAGCCTCTTCAATTCATTGAAAATCCATACAATATGTataatgaaagaaagaagaggGAATTAGAGAAATTTCCAGGAGAAATATAAAAGCATTGTGTGGTATGCACTCCTAGTCCATTTAATACTTGCCTTCCCTGTGCGACCTGTTTGAGTCCAACACCATGCACCTAAATGTCTATGGTCATTATTACCAATGGAGCGCATAACAGTCATAACCAAGGAAGTACCTATCAATGCAAAAGGATTTACCAGATCAGCTCTTAGAATTATATGTTGCTAATGAAATAATTGAGCTTAGAACATAGAAGGTAGCGCTATTACTCTTGGTACATAACCAAGACCTAAGGCCATTTGATTAGCATTAATTTGGTCTAAAAAGTCATTTTCAGATTAAACAACATGGGGTTGGGAAGTTACAGAAGTGAAGATTATGGCAAACTAAGCTATTTCTCAAAACGAAGGATATTAAAAGTTGATTTATACATAGCTGCATACCCCAGACATACAAGTGAAACATGGCCTCTAAATCCTCAACGTCAGTTTTGTGTTTTACAACAGTGCGGTGCAGGGTAAAAGCAATTGTTGTAGTCCATAGAAAAGATGCCACACAAAAGAAATGTGTGCTATAGCCCTGAGCATAACAAAATAAACCTTTGAACGGGTCCCTGTACCAAAATGAAACTTCCATCAATCAAATGATGAAAAACTTCAGTTGATAGATACATACATTTAAAGAAGCATGTATACCCTATTATGCTGAAGAAACTGCAAAGCATATCCTGCAAttgaaaaatgtaataaaaagagCATTACggatcagaaaaaaaaaaaaaaaagaagaaagacacGGATAACCAAATAACCAGTGCAAAGGAACAGACAAATAAGGTTCCTGGAATGTCAAAGGATCTACTTCTTTCAATTATTGAGCAGCATTGGAAACACAGAATAAAATGGCTAAGGGCATcaagaaacaagaataaaaaacatataaagaaGTTAGTTGCTTAACAAAAAAATGTTCTCTAGCAATCTAACAGTTTTTATCAACATATACTCATAAAGTAGCTTTTACAATTAGAATTGAAGTCAATAACAATCTGGTAATATCTGATAGAAAAAGCgtaatttctcttattttcttattttcaactCCTCTAAGATTGTGAGTGTTTTTGAGAAGTTTATCTAAACAGTGTCATATGTCTACTAGCTTAACTcctaattttactttttttttttttgcaaagtAGGTTTAACTTAACCATAGGTTCTCATCTTTAAGCTCCTAATTCTAGAGCAACTTAGAGTCACAAGTTCAGTAAATTCATCTTCcgaaacaattattttattctcattCGTTCTAAAAACCTAATCGACTAATCACGCCAATGAAAAGAAGCAACTAGAAACCTAGTTCAAAAACAAGCAATTAGGtttcaagaagaaaaaacaaacatcaagTGTGAAATCGACTATAGGTAATTTCAATTGAAGAGGCCAAAGCGCATTTCATCACAACGTGTTTGCAAACCGTCCGGTGTTAGTAAACTAACGAATAAAGAATTAGAAGTAAGGTTTaaaatgcaaaaagaaaacGCAGGGTTTTAGATCTGGTGAAGAGGAAGCATACAGAGAGAGCGAGGTAGAAAACAAGCTTGAAGGAGAACTTGCGAAGCTCCTTGAAGAGAAGGTAGCAGAGTACAATGAAGCTGGAACCAGCCAACGACAGGCTCGACGCTCCGGCATTCACCGCCGTCAGAATCTGGCGATCGTGCGCAGTGAGAGTGCCGCCGAGTGCGACGGATGCCGCCATTACACGGAACTAGTTCGTTATCACCGATCAGTAGTCACTCTCTTGATTCTCAAGTTCTAACTCACTGCCAAAGGAagagaaacaaaggagaaagctaaaccgttttgaaattttgtttttttttagtaaaaataaattaacagtAGTATATGACTGtgtaattatgtttaattaatgattttaatttttaagcaAATGGTTActgtaaaaaatataatgtgaaTTAACTAAATATGTGATAAACatgttagaaaaattatttgtcgttgaacttttggtttttcaaaattaattttatgattttggttcTGAGTTTCAAAGTATGAATTTAGAGTTCCTTTGCGCCAACtcatttaaaacttttaagttACAGAATAAGAACCTATGACATTAATGAAAACATCTTTGTCACTTTTTtctgtaatattttttagtgtACATAATGTACTATACATcctactttcatttatacattctATTTTgctatctttattatttataaaagtctacttaaataataataatagtaattattattatcaagtattatgtaattataatattataaaagttaattaaatttattttttatattatttttataattttaatataaatattaattataacttatattttagtaattgtTATAATACCTAACTTTgtaattctatttttactttttattatcataaaaaaaaaactaaaactatataagtatatatatttctactagtttaaataaaagaagttgAATGTGTTTGTAAATGTTAAACTGTTTCACCTCAAAGATCcttaaagattatttttaattttttaaaatgcatattatttcatttaataattgaatgtaaataaataaataaataatttcataaagtAATTTTCGTAATTTTTCATATACATGGTCACATATGGTATTATAATTCAATATAATTTGGtttttgtatataataaataataaataaactacaTCTGAATGATAAAACAaagtaattaagttttaatttagtGATAACATTATAAATGTGGGAGACTAAAGTTAAgactttatttcattaaaattttagaattaaattgaattattcGTTCATTATGTAATaacaatatgaaaatatatactttttaatctCAAACAGTAGCATACAAATTACATAATACGTTcttaattgtatatttatttattatgcctTTATATTACATCATTACACAATACttcaaatataaacatattccaaataaaataatttttatatatcaaataattaatatattattataaattcaataaatgGTTTTGTATTCCAAGATTAAAATTGTTTACATCTTCcaattcattaataaatatttattaaataatttacataaaTGATTCATAAATGGTTTTGTATTTCAATATTATAACAGTTTAGATTGCATTGCAAATAAATGTAATCCAAGATAATGTGACAGTTATGacatgtatttatattaaaaaaatttaacatcaatttcatgtttatttaatttatacggGATTATATTACACAGTATGCCTATATTTTACTCTAACAATGACCCacatagggatggcaacgggtcgggtcgggcacggatagtatgatactcgTGCCCGACCCGCTAAAAAAAAATCCGCTCGTTACCCGCCCGTTTACCCGCCGGGTATCCACTTAAAAAATACCtgcggatatttttaaaacccgcgggtacccgtggatatccgatacccgcaaatatttaaaaaaatatgaattttataaattttttaatataaaattataaaaataaaatataaattaaattataattataattaaatttgacataataaaatatactgttacttctaattttaattaaatttaacttaataaaatataaattaaatattaattttaattttttgcgggtaacgggtacccgcgggtacggatagtatgatactcgTACCTGACCCGTTTATAaccgggtattaaaatacccgttacccgctacccgcgggtaataaatacccgcaggtagtaactatccgtcgcgaattttatccgcggatatctgcgggcacgggtatttttgccatccctagacCCACACAtacgtttttttattttaatataatatacatgtatttatatttatatttatatttatttcaaaattttaatatcaatttcatgttatatctattatttttttattttatctattattatttattgaatattaaaaacaaaattaattactataatactttcatatttattgtattatgtttaacttttattataaattcaatatcTACGTTGATAACAACATctacatgtatttttatttaaaatttttaacacaaTCTCAATTACTCTAACTTTTATTAGGGACCACATCATCTCACAATATGTTTacatttttgcatttttatttaagttGATTATTCATATGTGGACAATATTTTTGCACGGGACAAAAGTtcataatatacaaatattttattttaacaactatgtatacatatacatgGGACAAAAGTTTAAAAGACGCCTGATTAATATACCTTGATagtgccacgtaggggaggATCGGTAGGGGTAACATCAGTGCGAGCCGGTTGAGGATCTTGGTTGGCGGGTTGGGTAGGGCGTTTGTCGTGGCGAGAGTCGTGTGGAGGGCGTCTGTGGTCAGATCGAGGGGGGTGACGGGCTCGAGAGGGATGAtcatctctgcggatgaagcggcgaaagtgaccAGCAAGAAccagttcttcaattttatcctggagtgctttacagtcttttgtggtgtggccatggttgcggtggtagcggcaatatttggtcatatcaaCATTGGGGGGAGTGGTCGTCTTGCGTGGTGGTGGGATGAGGCCAGCTTGCAAGGCCTCAT from Vigna unguiculata cultivar IT97K-499-35 chromosome 8, ASM411807v1, whole genome shotgun sequence encodes:
- the LOC114194829 gene encoding G-protein coupled receptor 1, with product MAASVALGGTLTAHDRQILTAVNAGASSLSLAGSSFIVLCYLLFKELRKFSFKLVFYLALSDMLCSFFSIIGDPFKGLFCYAQGYSTHFFCVASFLWTTTIAFTLHRTVVKHKTDVEDLEAMFHLYVWGTSLVMTVMRSIGNNDHRHLGAWCWTQTGRTGKAVHFVTFYMPLWGAILYNGFTYFQVIRMLNNATRMAVGMSSQTFVSDTRDNMRALNRWGYYPLILIGSWAFGTINRIHDFFEPNHKIFWLTFLDVGTAALMGLFNSIAYGLNSSVRRAICERLDKFWPERLSRWLPNNLKYKNLQQESELVLLKTEEDQ